A stretch of the bacterium genome encodes the following:
- a CDS encoding DMT family transporter encodes MRTLPGHHHRPSGRTGIGILLMAGTVILWGVLPFFLKALLAQMGAMTISWYRFLIAAGLLYLFIARRRGPGFPLEVLKGPPLLLAGAALGLAGNYMTYVLALKYVGAAVAIVVIQLGPFFMLLGSLVVFREQFSVRQWIGAAVLFGGMALFFNRDLPAVFLPGTATGTGVAILVASALFWSVYSLAQKQLLSRFPSQEIMWFIYCAGALLLLPLASPGEIFRLNPTGLLLLGFCAANTLVAYGFFAEALEHLEASRISVAVTLSPLVTLAVAWAAAKTIPGLLPPEPLSPSSLLGALMVVGGSILAAAGGTRSPDFRR; translated from the coding sequence ATGAGAACGTTGCCAGGCCATCACCATCGACCCAGTGGGAGAACGGGGATCGGGATCCTCCTGATGGCGGGGACCGTCATCCTCTGGGGAGTACTGCCGTTTTTCCTCAAAGCCCTGCTCGCCCAGATGGGAGCCATGACCATATCCTGGTACCGCTTCCTGATAGCGGCCGGCCTGCTGTACCTGTTCATCGCCCGCAGACGGGGACCGGGATTCCCCTTGGAGGTACTGAAGGGGCCGCCGCTGCTGCTGGCGGGGGCGGCCCTGGGCCTGGCCGGCAATTACATGACCTACGTCCTCGCCTTGAAGTACGTCGGGGCCGCCGTCGCCATCGTCGTCATCCAACTGGGACCGTTCTTCATGCTCCTGGGAAGCTTGGTTGTTTTCCGGGAACAATTTTCCGTCCGGCAGTGGATCGGCGCAGCGGTGCTCTTCGGAGGTATGGCCTTGTTCTTCAACCGGGACCTGCCCGCCGTCTTCCTCCCCGGTACCGCCACCGGAACCGGCGTGGCGATCCTGGTGGCATCGGCGCTGTTTTGGTCCGTATATTCCCTGGCGCAGAAACAGCTCCTGAGCCGATTCCCTTCCCAGGAGATCATGTGGTTCATCTACTGCGCGGGGGCCCTGCTGCTCCTGCCCCTGGCGTCTCCTGGGGAGATATTCCGCCTGAACCCGACCGGGCTGCTGCTCCTGGGGTTCTGCGCCGCCAACACGCTGGTGGCTTACGGCTTCTTCGCCGAAGCGCTGGAACACCTGGAAGCTTCTCGGATCAGCGTGGCCGTGACGCTTTCCCCCCTGGTCACCCTGGCGGTAGCCTGGGCGGCCGCGAAAACGATTCCGGGGTTGCTGCCGCCGGAGCCGCTCTCTCCCTCCAGCCTGCTCGGGGCCCTCATGGTCGTGGGCGGATCCATCCTCGCGGCCGCCGGGGGCACCAGGTCCCCCGACTTCCGCCGCTGA